GCAGACCTTCGTCGGCGAGGTCATGCGAGCCGCGAAGAGGGCCGGTCATGTGGGCTCCAGCTTCCGCTCAAGCCAGGGTCGCAGCCGCTCGCGATTCGGGCGTGGCCGCCGGGCGGCGGTCTCGATCCGGCTCCGCTCCAACGCAAGACGCGTCGTGATGAAGGCGCGCGTCGTCCGGCATTACGGCACGCGCTTTCGCTCGGCGCCGCTGCCCAAGCACATGGCCTATCTGAAGCGCGACGGCGTAACCCGGGACGGCGCCGACGCCCGCATGTTCGACGCCACGTCGGATGCGGCCGATGAACGGGCCTTCGCCGAGCGGTGCGAGGATGACCGCCATCATTTCCGGTTCATCATCTCGCCGGAAGACGCCGCGGAGCTGGAGAGCCTGCGCGGCTTCACGCGCGAGCTGATGGCCGACGTCGAACGCGACCTCGGCACCAAGCTCGACTGGGTGGCGGTCGATCACTGGAACACCGACAACCCGCACGTCCACGTCCTGATCCGCGGCAGGGCAGACGATGGCCAGGACCTAGTCATCAGCCGCGACTATATCAGCCGAGGCTTTCGCGATCGGGCAGCCGAGCGCGTCACCATCGAACTCGGCCCGCGCAGCGAGCATGAAATCCGAACTGCCCTGGAAAGGGAAGTCGAGGCCGAACGCTGGACCAGCCTCGACCGCGCCCTACGCGATGTCTCCGATGATGGCGGCGGTGTCGCTGACTTGCGGCCAGGCGGTGCGGACGATCCGGAGACGCGACGCCTGATGCTCGGCCGCGCCGCGAAGCTCGAACGGCTGGGCCTTGCCGAGCAGGTTGGCCCGGCCCAATGGACTCTGAAGCCTGGCATTGAGCCTGCCATGCGTGACCTCGGCATCCGCGGCGACATCATCAAGACGATGCATCGGGCGATGAGCAGGGCAGATCGGGAGCCAGACGTCACTGGCTTCGCGATCCATGGCGACGCGCCCGCCAATCCGGTGCTGGGCCGCCTGGTCGAGCGCGGGCTAGACGACGAGCTGAAGGGCACCGCCTACGCCATCGTCGAAGGCGTCGATGGCCACACACATCATCTCCGTTTCTCAGACCTCGAACTGACCGGCGACGCGCGACCCGGCGCGATCGTCGAGGCGCGGTCCTACGAAGATGCCAATGGCCGCCACCGCCTATCCCTCGCCACGCGATCCGACTTCACGATCGAAGCACAGATCTCGGCGACCGGCGCGACCTGGATCGACCGCCAGCTACTCGCGAAAGAGCCGGCGCTCAGCGGCGGCGGCTTCGGCGCCGAGGTCCGCGAGGCAATGGATCGGCGAATCGACCATCTTGCCCGACAGGGCTTAGCGAAGCGGCAGGGCCAGCGCGTCGGGTTCGCGCGGGACCTCCTCAACACGCTGCGCCGGCGCGAACTGGACGATGTCGCCACAATGCTCTCGGCGGAGACGGGACTTGCACATCGCCCCTCCGCTGAAGGCGAGCACGTGCCCGGCATCTACCGCCAGCGCATCACCCTCTCCTCCGGCCGGTTCGCCATGATCGATGATGGGATGGGGTTCCAGCTCGTGCCTTGGCGGCCGGCGTTGGAGAAGGAACTCGGTCACCAGGTCAGTGGCATAGTGACGCCGGGAGGAAACATAGACTGGAGTCTTGGGCGCAAGCGGGGGCTGAATATCTAATGGTGCCAGCAAACGCATCGTGCCAAGCGTCATGCGTTGGCACGGGTCTTCCGAACTTGCGCAAATGCGGGCCCAAACATTGGGTTTGTTGACGAAGTAACTCACCCACAGCCGGATGGATGCGACGATCATGAAGCCGATGTAGCTGTCGGCGGTTTTGTCTTACCGGGTAGCCTGTCTCCGGCTTTGCTTGAGCTTTGAGAAACACCGATCGACCAGATTTCACACGGCGTAGTGTCGCTGAAGCTGCGGAGCCGGAGCGGGTGATCGCTGCGAATACCGATGCAGGCTGAGATGGCGAACGCTTGGCAGCCTGACGGAAGCGGGATGGCCGACACCGTACCGTTCCTGGTCTCAACCATCATGTGCCGGCGATGCGGCTACGTCGAGGTGGAAACCATGCTGACCAACGCCTGCCAGTTCTTCTACGACTGCAAGAGTTGCTGCGCGACGCCGCGGCTGAAGCCCGGCCATTGCTGCGTTTTCTGCTCATACGGCAGCACGCCGTGCCCGCCGATGCAGCGGCCGGATGTGAACCCTTGAGCGGCCCCATCATCATGCCTATACTACCGCCATGACCTTGAGTCGCATCGGCTGGTTCATGTCGTGGCTGTCTGTTATCGCCCTCATCCTCACGGTGGCGATGCCGCAGCGCGTGATGGCGGTGCCCATGACGGTCATGATGCAGACGACCCATTGTGCGGATTGTCCGGACGATGCGCCGATGCCGGGCAAGGCAGGTGGCGATCACGCAAAGGCTTTGCCCTGTGGTCCGAGCATGTGCGTTGGTGCGCTCGCCGCTGTTCTGCCCGCGCCTGACGTCGTCAACGCGACGGTCTGGCAGCCGACTGTCTATGCGCCCGGCCCGCTTGCTGGTCCGAGCGGACGGCCGCTGGCTCCCGATCCCATACCCCCGAGACCCCCCGTCCAGGCCTGACAGCGGCGCTGCGAGCGTCCGCCTGACACCGGAAATGCGCGCTGCGCCAACACGCCGCCGCTGCGCCGATTTGGACGGAGAACATGACAACATCATTCTTGCCGGCGCTCAGCCGTCGGCGGCTGTTGACGACCGTGGCAGCGAGTTCTGTTGCGGTAATTGCCTCGCAATCCAACCGGCTGCATGCAGAAGCCGAATCACCAAAGGTCTCGCGGATTCGGCCAGCGCCGGCCGAAGTCTCGATGGTCGGCAACGACGCGCTGCGCACCCGTGTCTTGGCCTATGATGGCCTGGTACCGGGCCCCGTCCTTCGTCTTCGCCAGGGGACAATGTTGCGGGCGGTTGTCGAGAACGGATTGACCGAGGGCACCACGGTGCACTGGCACGGGATCCGTCTGCCGAACGCCATGGATGGCGTACCGGGCCTCACTCAGCCGACCATCCGGCCCGGCGGTCGCTTCGATTACGCGTTCAGTCCGCCCGACGCCGGCACCTTCTGGTATCATTCGCACGACGACAGCCTGGTGCAGATGGGTCGCGGGCTTGCCGGCCCGCTGATCGTCGAAGAACTCGAACCGCCGGCAGTGGACCGCGACCTGCTCTGGACGATCCAGGACTGGCGGCTGGAACCGGATGCCCAGATCGCGCCCGGCTTCAGCAACCGCATGGAAGCGGCGATGGACGGCCGGGTTGGCAACACCGTCACGATCAACGGCCGGCTGCCGGATAATCTGCGCGTCCGCGCCGGTGAGCGCGTGCGGCTGCGGCTGCTCAACGCCGCGATCGCCCGCATCATGGCGCTGCGCTTCGTGGGGCACAGTCCAATCGTCGTCGCCTTGGACGGACAGCCGTGTGACCCGCACGAACCGGCCGCCGGCCGGATCCTGCTCGGCCCCGCCATGCGTGCCGACGTCATGCTGGACATGCAGGGTGAGCCCGGCCGGTCATATCCTGTGGTGGACGACTTCTACGACAGACTCTCCTACACGCTGGTCCGTCTGTCCTACGATGCCGCCCCGCCGCTGCGCCCGCACCCCTCGGATGCACCACTCCGCCTGCCGCCCAATCCCGTGCCGCGTCCGGATCTGGCTACTGCGGTGTTCCACGACATCCGCCTGCAGGGCGGGATGATGAGCGGCACGGGCGGAGGCGGAATGATGGGCATGGGTGGGGGCGCCGCCTGGGGCATCAACGGCCAGTCGATGACCGGCGACGGCAGCGCCGACATGCCGCCGCTGTTCCGCATCGACCGCGGACGGAGCTGCATTCTGGACTTCCGCAACGAGACGGCCTGGTGGCACCCGATGCACCTGCACGGCCACAGTTTTTCAGTGCTCAAGCGCGACGGCGCGCCGGTGCCGCACGACGAGTGGGGCGACACAGTGCTGGTTCGCCCGCGCGAGAACGTGCGCGTTGCCTTCGTGGCCGACAATCCCGGCGATTGGATGCTGCATTGCCACGTCATGGAGCACCAGGCCGGCGGGCTCATGACGACCATCCGTGTGAGTTGAACAGGAGAACCAGACCATGACCCGACGGAAGTTTGCCGCACTGCTGATGGCGTCGACCACGTCGATGCCTGCGCTCCTCATGTCGCGAACCGTGCCCGCGGCTGAACCGATCCCGGTGACGCTGTATAAAAATCCGTCTTGCACCTGCTGCGAAGGTTACGCACAGTACCTCGGCCAGAACGGCTTCAAGGTGGACGTGAAGCCGACCAACGACCTCGCCGAGATCAGCCGCAAGGCCGGCGTCCCCGAGGAACTGGAAGGCTGTCACACCAGTTTCATCGGCGACTACGTCGTGGACGGACATGTTCCGGTAAAGACGATTCGCAAGCTGCTCGATGAGAAGCCAGCCATCGCCGGCATCACCCTGCCGGGCATGCCGTCCGGATCACCCGGCATGTTCGGAGAGAAGACCGGACCGCTGACGATCTACGCTGTGAGCCGCGATGGCACGCCACCGCGCGTCTTCGATGTGGATTAGGAGCGCGCGGACCATGCAGACAACCGTATCCGATCCGGCAGTCGCCCGACCGCTGTCGATCGCCCCGCCTGGCCGCGTGCGCCTTGTGCTTGGTGCCGCCGCGCTCGGCGTCATCGCCGTTGCCGCCGCGTGGCAATGGAGTTGGCTGGTCGCGATCGGCGCTGTCCCGCTGCTGTTCAGCGTCGCCCCCTGTGCCGCAATGTGCGGCCTCGGCCTGTGCATGCATGGCATGGGCGGCCGTGCGAGCGTGCCGGCGCAGCAGGGCGGACAGGCCGTTCGCGCGACTCTTGAAAATCTTCCAGCAACGCAGGAGAGGTAGCATGTGCGTCCGACAGACGTTGATCATCGCCGTGCTTGGCGCCGTGCTTGCCGCCGGGATTGGCGCCCTGATCGTGCCCGCGTTCGCGATGGGTCACGGCATGATGGGTGGCGGCATGATGTCCGGCGGTTGTGCCGGCATGATGCAGTCGATGAACGGCGGTGACGGCCGGCCGAACAGCCAGTGGCAGTCCCATGCGCCTGCCGCCGGGTCGGTGCCGGACTGAGATCATGCGAGCGCTGGAGACTGCGACAGGCAAGAGACTTCTCGGCACCCCGATGATCAGACGCGCCATCGTCCGCTATGCTATCGTCGCCGCCATTGGAAACCTCATGTGGGAGGTATTCCAGTTGCCGCTATTCACGCTGTGGCAGACCGCCCGTCCGGGTTACCTGGCTTTTGCGGTATTCCATTGCTGGGTTGGCGACTTGCTGATCACGTTGTTTTCTCTTGGATTGGGCGTCCTGGCCGTGGGGCGCTCCTGGCCGTCGCGGGACTACCTACAAGTTGCGATCGTCACGCTGCTTCTCGGGCTTGCCTACACTGTGTTCAGCGAGTGGCTGAACGTGGAGGTTCGCGGCAGTTGGGGCTATGCGTCCGCCATGCCTCGCGTGCCGCTACTCGGCACAGGGCTGTCGCCGCTGCTGCAATGGGTCGTCGTTCCGCTTGTCGCCTTCACCTGGGCGCGGCCGTCTATTGCCCTGACCGGGAGACCACGACCATGAAGCGCGCGCGGTTTCTTGCTACGCCGCTTGCTCTGCTCGGCCTGCTGGCTTTTCCGGGATCGTCCTTCGCCGCGGCGAGCGACTGGGCCAGCAATGCCCATGGAGCGGCGCGCCTGATTACAGCGGTCGAAGCGACCGGATCAGGCACACAGGTCGATGTGGGGCTGCAACTCCGCCTGACCCCTGGATGGCACACCTACTGGCGGACGCCGGGCGATGCCGGCATCCCGCCGACCATCGACTGGCAGGGTTCGGAGAATCTGGCTGGCGCCTGGATCGCCTGGCCGGCGCCAAGCCGTCTGCCGCCGCTCGGTGGCCTGGAGACGCTGGGCTACGTGGACGGCGTGGTGCTGCCGATCGCCGTCACACTGGCCCATCCCGGTGCACCGCTGCGTCTGCATGCCGAGGTGGATTATGCCTCCTGCAAGGACGTGTGCATCCCCTATCACGCGAGCCTGGACCTGACGCTGCCGGCCGGGCTTGCGCTGCCCGGCCCGGAAGCGCCGCTGATTGCGGCGGCGCGCGACCGCGTGCCGGGCGACTTTGCGTCCGCGCAGCTCAGGCTGCTCAATGCGGTCGTTGGACCCGGGGAGAATGGCGCCGTCCTATCCGTCCGGCTTGCCAGCACCGGGGCGGAGCTGCGAGCGCCCGACCTGTTCGTCGAAGGCGCGGCGAATGGCTCGCCTGCGCGCGCCGATATCGCGCTGGCAGACGCCGGCCGGGTGGCGACGTTGCGTGTGCCGATCCGGGGGATGACGGCCGACGCGCTGGCGGGACAGGCATTGCATCTGACCGTGGTCGATGGTCCGCGCGCCGCCGAGGCCGACGCCATCCCGCTGCTCGGCGCTTTGCCGCCTCGGCATGACCAATTTGGGCCGGGGCGGACGATGCGCGTTGCCATCATCGGCATCGCCCTGCTCGGCGGCCTGGTGCTGAACCTGATGCCCTGCATACTGCCGGTGCTGTCGCTGAAGCTGCTGGCGCTGGTCGGCTATGGCGGCGCCGAGCGCCGTGCGGCCCGTCTCGGCCTGCTCGCGACGGCCGCGGGGATCGTGGGCTCGTTCGGTGTGCTCGCGCTCGGCCTGATCGGGCTGAAGGCAACGGGAGCGGCGATCGGCTGGGGTATCCAGTTCCAGCAACCCTGGTTCCTCGCCGGCATGGCGCTGGTCACGACGCTGTTCGCCGCAAGCCTGTGGGACTGGCTGCCGCTGGCGCTGCCGGGCAGCGTGGCGGGCACGGTCGGCGCGGTGCGCGGGCGTGGCCGGTTCAGCGATGCGTTCCTGCTGGGCGCCTTCGCGACATTGCTCGCCGCTTCCTGCTCGGCGCCGTTCGTCGGCACGGCCATCGGCTTCGCGCTCACGGGCGGACCGCTGGACATCGCGCTGGTATTCGCCGCTCTCGGCCTCGGCATGGCGTCACCCTTCCTGGCCGTCGCAGTGGCGCCGGGGCTGGTGGGGTGGCTGCCACGGCCGGGGCCATGGATGGGCTGGCTCCGCCGCGCCCTCGGGCTGGCGCTGCTCGGCGCCGCCGCCTGGCTTGTCTCCGTGCTGGCGCTGGAATCCGGTGCGGCTTCGGCCCTGCTTGCCGGTATGGCACTCGCCGTCCTGCTCGGCGTGCTCGCCTGGCGTCACCGCCTGCCCTCGGGCCGCGGGCCTGCCGCAGCCGCGGCCGTGGTTCTGGCGACGGTCGCGGTGCTGGTCCCGGCGCTGCGCGGCCAGGCGGTGCCGATCGCGGCACCGGCACCGAATGCAGCCGCCCACCCGTGGCGGCCGTTCGATGAGGCGGGGCTGCACCGCCTGGTGGCGCAGCAGAAGGTCGTGTTCGTGGACGTGACCGCTGCCTGGTGCCTGACCTGCAAGGTCAACGAGCTGGCCGTACTGGACCGGGCGCCGGTCGCGGACCGGCTCCGCGCTCCCGGCGTGGTAACGATGCGGGCAGACTGGACTCGTCCCGATCCGGCCATCACCGCCTACTTGCAGAGTTTCGGCCGCTATGGCGTGCCGCTCGACGTGGTCTATGGACCGGACGCACCCGAGGGCATCGCGCTGCCCGAGCTGCTGACGCAAGACGCCGTGACGGACGCCTTCCGCCACGCCGGTGCCGCGCGCCGCCAGGAAGCCGTGCAATGAGCCTCTACCAGCGCCATGTGCTGCCCCGCCTTCTGCATCTGACAATGCGGCAGAAGCAGCTGCTGCCGTTCCGCCGGCGCGTGATCGGTGCGGCGGAAGGGCGGGTACTGGAGGTCGGCATCGGCTCGGGGATCAACCTGCCGCTGTATGGGCCGTCGGTCCGCACGGTGATCGGACTGGATCCGTCGCCCGAACTGCTGCGCATGGCCCGCGACCGCGCGGCGAGCGCACCGGTTCTCGTCGAGCTGCTCGAAGCGTCCGCCGAGGCGGTGCCGCTGGAGGCCGCCAGCATCGACACTGTGGTAACGACCTGGACGCTCTGCACCATCCCCGACGCGCATCGCGCGCTGGCCGAACTCAGGCGCGTGCTGAAGCCCGGCGGGACACTGCTGTTCGTCGAGCATGGGCGCGCGCCGGAGCCGGGTGTTGCACACTGGCAGGACCGGCTCGACCCGATCTGGCGGCGCATTGCCGGCGGCTGCCACCTCAACCGCAAGATCGACGACCTGATTGCCGGCAGCGGCTTTCGCATCGACGCGCTGGCGAATGCGCGGCTATCGGGGCCGAAGACCCACACTTTCCTCTATGAAGGCCGGGCGAGGCCGGCATGACGGGAGGACCAGCATGACCAGGACGCTCCGCATCATCCGCTGGACCACGCTCGGCGTGATCGTGCTGCTGGCACTCGGGATAGTGGTTCTGGAATTCGGCTCGGGCGGCGGCATAGGCGGGCTGATCCGGCCGGCCACTGAAGATGCGTCAGCAGGAACGGCCTCCATTCCGGCGGGCGTGTCGATCGGCGGCCCGTTCCATCTGACCGACGACAAGGGCCACACTGTCACCCAGGCCGACTATCGCGATCGCTGGATGCTCGTGTTCTTCGGCTATACCAACTGCCCCGACGAATGCCCGCTGACGTTGCAGAAGATGGCTGCCGCACTCAACAAGCTCGGGCCGCTCGCCGACAGGATCGCGCCGCTGTTCATCACCGTCGATCCTGCTCGCGATACGTCCGCCCGGCTAGCATCGTACCTCGCAAACTTCGATCCGCGGATTGTCGGCCTGACCGGC
This portion of the Acidibrevibacterium fodinaquatile genome encodes:
- a CDS encoding GDCCVxC domain-containing (seleno)protein gives rise to the protein MADTVPFLVSTIMCRRCGYVEVETMLTNACQFFYDCKSCCATPRLKPGHCCVFCSYGSTPCPPMQRPDVNP
- a CDS encoding class I SAM-dependent methyltransferase, which produces MSLYQRHVLPRLLHLTMRQKQLLPFRRRVIGAAEGRVLEVGIGSGINLPLYGPSVRTVIGLDPSPELLRMARDRAASAPVLVELLEASAEAVPLEAASIDTVVTTWTLCTIPDAHRALAELRRVLKPGGTLLFVEHGRAPEPGVAHWQDRLDPIWRRIAGGCHLNRKIDDLIAGSGFRIDALANARLSGPKTHTFLYEGRARPA
- a CDS encoding SCO family protein, giving the protein MTRTLRIIRWTTLGVIVLLALGIVVLEFGSGGGIGGLIRPATEDASAGTASIPAGVSIGGPFHLTDDKGHTVTQADYRDRWMLVFFGYTNCPDECPLTLQKMAAALNKLGPLADRIAPLFITVDPARDTSARLASYLANFDPRIVGLTGSDAQIAEAAKAYRVYYAPARHEESGADLVSHSIFLYLMDPTGKFSALLPSDVDADKLAAMLRAKLKATP
- a CDS encoding relaxase/mobilization nuclease domain-containing protein translates to MSTNDDDIHVRPGRIRHGNRGAKRPQTFVGEVMRAAKRAGHVGSSFRSSQGRSRSRFGRGRRAAVSIRLRSNARRVVMKARVVRHYGTRFRSAPLPKHMAYLKRDGVTRDGADARMFDATSDAADERAFAERCEDDRHHFRFIISPEDAAELESLRGFTRELMADVERDLGTKLDWVAVDHWNTDNPHVHVLIRGRADDGQDLVISRDYISRGFRDRAAERVTIELGPRSEHEIRTALEREVEAERWTSLDRALRDVSDDGGGVADLRPGGADDPETRRLMLGRAAKLERLGLAEQVGPAQWTLKPGIEPAMRDLGIRGDIIKTMHRAMSRADREPDVTGFAIHGDAPANPVLGRLVERGLDDELKGTAYAIVEGVDGHTHHLRFSDLELTGDARPGAIVEARSYEDANGRHRLSLATRSDFTIEAQISATGATWIDRQLLAKEPALSGGGFGAEVREAMDRRIDHLARQGLAKRQGQRVGFARDLLNTLRRRELDDVATMLSAETGLAHRPSAEGEHVPGIYRQRITLSSGRFAMIDDGMGFQLVPWRPALEKELGHQVSGIVTPGGNIDWSLGRKRGLNI
- a CDS encoding DUF411 domain-containing protein — encoded protein: MTRRKFAALLMASTTSMPALLMSRTVPAAEPIPVTLYKNPSCTCCEGYAQYLGQNGFKVDVKPTNDLAEISRKAGVPEELEGCHTSFIGDYVVDGHVPVKTIRKLLDEKPAIAGITLPGMPSGSPGMFGEKTGPLTIYAVSRDGTPPRVFDVD
- a CDS encoding protein-disulfide reductase DsbD family protein: MKRARFLATPLALLGLLAFPGSSFAAASDWASNAHGAARLITAVEATGSGTQVDVGLQLRLTPGWHTYWRTPGDAGIPPTIDWQGSENLAGAWIAWPAPSRLPPLGGLETLGYVDGVVLPIAVTLAHPGAPLRLHAEVDYASCKDVCIPYHASLDLTLPAGLALPGPEAPLIAAARDRVPGDFASAQLRLLNAVVGPGENGAVLSVRLASTGAELRAPDLFVEGAANGSPARADIALADAGRVATLRVPIRGMTADALAGQALHLTVVDGPRAAEADAIPLLGALPPRHDQFGPGRTMRVAIIGIALLGGLVLNLMPCILPVLSLKLLALVGYGGAERRAARLGLLATAAGIVGSFGVLALGLIGLKATGAAIGWGIQFQQPWFLAGMALVTTLFAASLWDWLPLALPGSVAGTVGAVRGRGRFSDAFLLGAFATLLAASCSAPFVGTAIGFALTGGPLDIALVFAALGLGMASPFLAVAVAPGLVGWLPRPGPWMGWLRRALGLALLGAAAWLVSVLALESGAASALLAGMALAVLLGVLAWRHRLPSGRGPAAAAAVVLATVAVLVPALRGQAVPIAAPAPNAAAHPWRPFDEAGLHRLVAQQKVVFVDVTAAWCLTCKVNELAVLDRAPVADRLRAPGVVTMRADWTRPDPAITAYLQSFGRYGVPLDVVYGPDAPEGIALPELLTQDAVTDAFRHAGAARRQEAVQ
- a CDS encoding multicopper oxidase family protein, encoding MTTSFLPALSRRRLLTTVAASSVAVIASQSNRLHAEAESPKVSRIRPAPAEVSMVGNDALRTRVLAYDGLVPGPVLRLRQGTMLRAVVENGLTEGTTVHWHGIRLPNAMDGVPGLTQPTIRPGGRFDYAFSPPDAGTFWYHSHDDSLVQMGRGLAGPLIVEELEPPAVDRDLLWTIQDWRLEPDAQIAPGFSNRMEAAMDGRVGNTVTINGRLPDNLRVRAGERVRLRLLNAAIARIMALRFVGHSPIVVALDGQPCDPHEPAAGRILLGPAMRADVMLDMQGEPGRSYPVVDDFYDRLSYTLVRLSYDAAPPLRPHPSDAPLRLPPNPVPRPDLATAVFHDIRLQGGMMSGTGGGGMMGMGGGAAWGINGQSMTGDGSADMPPLFRIDRGRSCILDFRNETAWWHPMHLHGHSFSVLKRDGAPVPHDEWGDTVLVRPRENVRVAFVADNPGDWMLHCHVMEHQAGGLMTTIRVS